The following proteins are encoded in a genomic region of Nicotiana sylvestris chromosome 4, ASM39365v2, whole genome shotgun sequence:
- the LOC138890336 gene encoding uncharacterized protein: MAPYKALYGRRCRSPVGWFEVGEMELYGPDLIHQDIEKVKVIQERLRMSQSRQKSYFDVRCRDLEFEVSDLVFLSISTIKGVMHFGNKVAILDRQVRKLRTKDVAFVKVSWRNKNMEEMTWEEEEEMMYTYPYLFQNKDIEDARGTHDALEGETTL, from the exons ATGGCTCCATACAAAGCACTGtatgggagaagatgtagatcaccagttggatggtttgaagtcGGTGAAATGGAATTATATGGTCCCGATTTAATTCACCAAgacattgagaaggtgaaagtgatacaagaaCGACTGAGGATGTCGCAAAGCAGGCAAAAGTCTTATTTTGATGTACGatgtcgtgatctggagtttgaggttagTGATTTGGTTTTCCTGAGTATCTCGACGATTAAGGGTGTTATGCATTTTGGCAATAAGG tggctatattagatcgacaagtccgcaagctgagaacaaaagatgtagctttcGTCAAAGTATcatggaggaacaagaatatggaagaaatgacatgggaagaagaagaggagatgaTGTATACATACCCTTACCTGTTCCAAAATAAAGATATCGAGGATGCTAGGGGAACGCATGACGCATTAGAAGGTGAAAcaactctatga